A single Pseudanabaenaceae cyanobacterium SKYG29 DNA region contains:
- a CDS encoding FdtA/QdtA family cupin domain-containing protein, translating into MLEDSACKSTWQIIELPKITDPRGNLTFIEELKHVPFEIKRVYYLYDVPGGAERAGHALKTCQQFLVAMSGSFDVIVDDGYHSQKFTLNRSYYGLYIPPMTWRVINNFSSGAVCMAIVSTLYDPDDYYRDYSEFVKATRGEES; encoded by the coding sequence GTGCTAGAAGATTCAGCCTGTAAATCGACGTGGCAGATCATAGAGTTACCCAAGATAACCGATCCGCGGGGCAACTTAACTTTCATTGAGGAACTAAAACATGTGCCCTTTGAAATTAAGCGGGTATACTATCTATATGATGTACCAGGGGGGGCAGAGAGAGCAGGTCATGCTTTGAAAACTTGCCAGCAGTTTTTGGTAGCTATGTCGGGTAGCTTTGACGTAATTGTCGACGATGGTTACCACAGTCAGAAATTTACTCTTAATCGTTCCTACTATGGCTTATACATCCCACCTATGACCTGGCGAGTAATCAATAATTTTTCCTCTGGTGCAGTATGCATGGCGATCGTTTCTACCCTCTATGACCCTGATGATTACTATCGTGATTATAGTGAATTTGTTAAGGCTACTAGGGGAGAAGAATCATGA
- a CDS encoding class I SAM-dependent methyltransferase, whose translation MIRHGYKVFRRFIHNVASRILEIGPAEGVMTEMLVADNFHPDILEGSRIFASELKQKFPHLRVYNSLIENFSPTELYDVIILGHVLEHVENPVQVLSIIRQWLVPNSGLVLAAVPNARSLHRQAAVIMGLIPHEETMSEKDIHHGHRRVYNPETFRRDFIAAGLSIDFFGGYWLKPLSDRQIEQSWTLEMLDAFMILGERYPDIAAELVIVARNVV comes from the coding sequence ATGATTCGTCATGGCTACAAGGTTTTTAGGAGATTTATCCATAATGTTGCTAGCCGTATTCTTGAGATTGGCCCCGCAGAGGGAGTTATGACGGAGATGCTGGTTGCAGATAATTTTCACCCAGATATTTTGGAGGGTTCACGTATTTTTGCTAGTGAACTAAAACAAAAGTTTCCTCACCTGCGTGTGTACAATTCTTTGATAGAAAATTTTTCTCCTACTGAGCTTTATGATGTAATTATCCTTGGTCATGTCCTAGAACATGTGGAGAATCCTGTTCAAGTTTTGAGTATAATCAGACAGTGGTTAGTACCAAACAGCGGTCTAGTTCTAGCCGCAGTTCCTAATGCACGTTCTTTGCATCGGCAAGCAGCAGTGATTATGGGATTAATACCCCATGAAGAGACTATGAGTGAAAAAGATATACATCACGGACATCGTAGAGTTTACAACCCCGAAACTTTTCGCCGTGACTTCATAGCCGCGGGGTTGTCTATTGATTTCTTCGGGGGGTACTGGTTAAAGCCTCTATCCGATCGGCAGATTGAGCAGAGTTGGACACTGGAGATGTTAGATGCATTTATGATTCTGGGCGAAAGGTATCCCGACATTGCTGCGGAGTTGGTGATTGTAGCCAGAAATGTAGTTTAG
- a CDS encoding HAD hydrolase-like protein — protein MITLDLDGTVIDCYPRQMAVIGSILRRLKLQDVVNLDTLWEHKRQGFSTAEALTFQRVDKELVDIFRLEWLSVIEQDEWLALDQPFPWSRDALQQLSGMYFSMVLLTARQNQEGVYRILNKYHLESFFTEVYVVSPQNAEFHKSNVLSRIQPIIHCGDSEIDAIASQNSGISFVGVSCGQRSQDMLRCYPSRAIIEDISRLPKFMLAYI, from the coding sequence GTGATTACATTGGATTTAGATGGAACAGTTATTGATTGCTACCCACGTCAAATGGCAGTTATCGGCAGCATTTTGCGTAGGTTAAAACTTCAAGATGTTGTTAACTTAGATACTTTATGGGAGCATAAGAGGCAAGGTTTTTCGACTGCCGAGGCTTTAACTTTCCAGAGAGTTGATAAAGAGCTGGTTGATATTTTTCGTTTAGAGTGGCTATCAGTTATAGAACAGGATGAATGGTTAGCTTTAGATCAACCTTTTCCTTGGTCTAGAGATGCGCTGCAGCAATTGAGTGGGATGTACTTCTCGATGGTACTATTAACTGCTAGGCAAAACCAGGAGGGCGTATATAGGATTCTAAATAAATATCATCTAGAAAGTTTTTTTACAGAAGTTTATGTTGTATCACCACAAAATGCAGAATTTCACAAATCTAATGTCTTGTCAAGAATACAACCTATAATACACTGTGGTGACTCAGAAATTGATGCTATTGCAAGCCAAAACTCAGGTATAAGTTTTGTAGGCGTTTCTTGCGGGCAAAGATCGCAAGATATGCTGCGTTGTTACCCTAGTAGGGCTATAATAGAGGACATATCTCGACTACCAAAATTCATGTTAGCTTATATTTAG
- a CDS encoding ATP-grasp domain-containing protein, with the protein MKRQDSFKKDLAIAIGSSGSATGYTAVSALKNSFGRQGYRVIACDTNPRHLVAAATVADDFLQLPPAVDPEFVPKTIDLFKSQNIGYFYPIHDQEIIATAKAREVFQANNITPCCVGVEAAKLCTDKLESTRRLLKEGIHVPKTYLLSEGIDFANRLIVKDRYGNGSKFVQVIETEKELEIMTAKVESNIDDYVVQEWIDEPEVTIDAFFPSNYSFGKVVCRKRLEIKSGVTTKAHIFYDPIYFDVAYKIAKSFNLFGSFCFQTRGQDNFVIDVNPRIGGATAMSVALGIDFPSAHVACFLGHEPRSYLKQEYRECFVTRSYREHIAYA; encoded by the coding sequence ATGAAGAGACAAGACAGCTTTAAGAAGGATTTAGCAATTGCTATTGGCTCATCAGGTTCAGCCACAGGATACACAGCAGTAAGTGCTTTGAAGAACTCATTTGGTCGCCAAGGATATAGGGTAATCGCTTGTGATACAAACCCCAGACATTTGGTTGCAGCAGCTACAGTTGCGGATGATTTTTTGCAGTTACCGCCTGCAGTTGACCCTGAGTTTGTGCCTAAGACAATTGATTTGTTCAAGTCCCAAAATATAGGTTACTTCTATCCAATTCATGATCAGGAGATTATTGCCACTGCCAAAGCTAGAGAAGTATTTCAGGCAAATAATATTACACCTTGTTGTGTAGGTGTAGAAGCCGCAAAGTTATGTACCGATAAATTAGAGTCTACTAGGAGGTTACTTAAGGAAGGGATACATGTTCCCAAAACATATCTACTATCTGAAGGCATAGATTTTGCTAATAGATTAATTGTTAAGGATAGATATGGGAATGGAAGCAAGTTTGTACAGGTCATTGAGACAGAAAAAGAATTAGAAATAATGACAGCTAAGGTAGAGTCAAACATTGACGATTATGTGGTTCAGGAGTGGATAGATGAGCCAGAAGTTACAATAGATGCTTTCTTCCCTTCCAATTATTCGTTTGGAAAGGTTGTTTGTCGAAAAAGACTAGAGATCAAGAGTGGTGTTACAACGAAAGCTCATATATTTTATGATCCTATATATTTTGATGTTGCATACAAGATAGCAAAGTCATTCAATCTATTTGGCTCTTTTTGTTTTCAGACACGTGGTCAAGATAATTTTGTTATTGATGTTAATCCTAGAATAGGCGGAGCTACAGCCATGTCTGTTGCATTGGGAATAGATTTCCCTTCAGCCCACGTTGCTTGCTTTCTAGGACATGAACCTAGGTCTTATCTCAAACAAGAGTACAGAGAGTGTTTTGTAACTAGGTCCTACAGGGAGCATATTGCCTATGCTTAG
- a CDS encoding 5'-nucleotidase C-terminal domain-containing protein, with the protein MAFTLQLLHASDLEAGIANFTDIVNFSRVVNALRDDFPNTLILSSGDNYIPGPFFSAASDSALRSVLGREGIGRADIVIQNEIGFQASAFGNHEFDLGPTTVQSLIAADREYTGTRFPYLSANLDFSGDSSLRGLVVPDGQAPRPNSIAKSVVFTVGGERIGVVGATTPTLPVISSPGPGIRVTPPNFPANPSPAELDALAAAIQPAVDELTRQGINKIILLAHMQQFPIEFGLATRLRNVDVIVAGGSHAVFADSNDRIRPGDRVANTYPAVFTSANNQPVLVVNTGSNYRYVGRLVVEFDTNGVIEVGRLNPAINGSYATDDASVNALVATNPGTADPEVVAVVNAMRNVITTKDSNIFGATSVFLNGTRDDVRTQETNLGNLTADANLFVARQTDPTVTISLKNGGGIRDNIGAVSGAGGAVGGQVDRLPPPANPLANKAAGQISQLDIENSLRFNNTLTLLTLTATQLAEVIEHGVADSGPGRTPGRFPQVAGISFTFDVNRPANRRVTNLVVLNDRGEVADTIINNGEFVGSPTRTFRVVTLNFLANESTPGSGLGGDGYPFPRFVNENPQRANRVDLVPPNTTVTFTTPGAEQKAFADFLAARFRTTPFNQADTPPDRDTRIRNLDFQRTLLNGTAGNDTLTGAATAQIIRGLDGNDRITGGAGNDRINGNVGNDTILGGDGADFLFGGKGDDVLNGGTGADILSGDLGNDTLTGGVGADVFLIASGRGVDVITDFEDGVDRLGLYLGLTFANLTIRGAANNTEIVLTANNEVLAVLQGIAPSAITQADFVTAAGSLLPG; encoded by the coding sequence ATGGCTTTTACATTACAACTGCTGCATGCTTCTGATTTGGAAGCAGGAATTGCCAACTTTACCGATATTGTCAATTTTTCACGGGTTGTTAACGCGCTGCGGGATGACTTTCCTAATACTTTGATCCTGTCTTCGGGGGATAACTACATTCCTGGTCCGTTTTTCTCTGCCGCTAGCGACAGTGCTCTACGGTCTGTGCTGGGTAGGGAAGGAATTGGGCGCGCTGACATTGTGATCCAGAATGAGATTGGCTTTCAAGCCTCGGCTTTTGGTAACCACGAGTTCGATTTAGGACCTACCACTGTCCAGTCTTTGATTGCTGCCGATCGGGAATATACGGGGACGCGTTTTCCTTACTTGAGTGCTAATTTAGACTTTTCAGGGGACAGTAGTCTCAGGGGGTTGGTGGTGCCTGATGGACAAGCACCCCGTCCTAACTCCATTGCCAAGAGTGTGGTATTTACGGTGGGTGGGGAGCGGATTGGGGTAGTGGGGGCGACTACGCCAACTCTGCCTGTAATTTCTTCCCCTGGTCCTGGTATTAGGGTCACACCCCCCAATTTCCCTGCTAATCCCTCTCCTGCTGAATTGGATGCTTTGGCAGCTGCTATTCAACCCGCAGTGGACGAACTGACCAGACAGGGGATTAACAAAATTATTCTGCTAGCCCATATGCAGCAGTTCCCTATTGAGTTTGGCTTGGCGACGCGCTTGCGTAACGTAGATGTGATTGTGGCAGGGGGCTCCCACGCTGTCTTCGCTGACAGTAATGACCGCATTCGTCCGGGCGATCGGGTGGCTAATACTTACCCTGCTGTCTTCACTTCCGCCAATAATCAACCGGTGTTAGTGGTCAACACTGGCTCCAACTATCGCTATGTGGGACGCTTGGTGGTGGAATTCGACACAAACGGGGTAATTGAAGTCGGCAGACTCAATCCTGCTATCAATGGCTCCTACGCTACGGATGATGCCAGTGTTAATGCTCTAGTGGCGACTAACCCTGGGACAGCTGACCCGGAAGTAGTGGCAGTTGTCAATGCTATGCGCAATGTAATCACTACCAAGGACAGCAATATTTTTGGCGCTACTTCTGTCTTCCTCAATGGGACAAGGGATGATGTGCGCACCCAGGAAACTAATTTGGGCAATTTAACTGCTGATGCTAATTTGTTTGTGGCCCGACAAACTGACCCCACTGTCACTATTTCCCTCAAGAACGGCGGTGGTATTCGCGATAACATCGGAGCAGTATCGGGGGCTGGTGGTGCTGTGGGTGGGCAAGTCGATCGGTTACCGCCCCCTGCCAATCCCCTGGCTAACAAAGCCGCAGGACAGATTTCCCAGTTGGACATTGAAAATTCACTGCGTTTCAACAACACTCTGACACTCCTAACTTTGACAGCAACTCAATTGGCGGAAGTGATTGAACATGGTGTGGCTGATTCTGGTCCTGGGCGGACACCGGGGCGTTTCCCCCAAGTAGCGGGCATTAGCTTTACCTTTGATGTCAATCGTCCTGCTAACAGAAGGGTGACCAATTTGGTCGTGTTAAACGATCGGGGAGAAGTAGCAGATACGATCATCAACAATGGAGAGTTTGTGGGCAGTCCTACCCGCACCTTCCGTGTCGTTACGCTCAACTTTTTAGCCAATGAAAGTACGCCTGGCAGTGGCTTGGGTGGTGATGGCTATCCCTTCCCTCGCTTTGTCAATGAAAATCCCCAACGGGCTAACCGAGTTGATCTAGTACCCCCCAACACAACAGTTACTTTCACCACTCCTGGTGCCGAGCAAAAGGCTTTTGCCGATTTCCTGGCAGCTCGCTTCCGCACCACGCCCTTCAATCAAGCCGATACGCCCCCCGATCGGGACACCCGCATTCGCAATCTGGACTTCCAACGCACTCTCCTCAATGGTACAGCTGGCAATGACACTCTCACAGGTGCTGCCACTGCCCAAATCATTCGTGGTTTAGATGGCAACGATCGCATCACTGGCGGTGCAGGCAACGATCGGATCAATGGTAATGTCGGCAATGACACCATTTTGGGGGGAGATGGAGCAGACTTCCTCTTTGGTGGCAAGGGTGATGATGTCCTCAACGGCGGCACAGGGGCTGATATTCTCTCTGGCGACTTGGGCAACGACACACTCACAGGGGGAGTTGGTGCAGATGTTTTCTTGATTGCCTCAGGGCGCGGTGTGGATGTGATTACTGACTTTGAAGACGGTGTCGATCGGTTAGGTCTCTATCTAGGCTTGACCTTTGCCAACCTAACTATTCGAGGTGCCGCTAATAACACCGAAATTGTTCTCACTGCCAATAACGAAGTCCTGGCTGTCTTGCAGGGAATAGCTCCCAGTGCCATTACCCAGGCAGATTTCGTCACTGCCGCTGGGTCTCTGCTTCCCGGCTGA
- a CDS encoding peptidoglycan DD-metalloendopeptidase family protein codes for MNRFSMTMQTCSSRAAYGSRVQRSIALIGLALVGTSGVYAYSPKDDWQTQTVPVKTDRDDGLWKSSQTEGGVYTVRPGDTIEEIAQTFQVSQTELIAHNNLADPNFILVGQELTIPATKPELPSFLPTISQEIAQGKKSELVTLAAMFGILPVGGDSPVIPLAVTDQQPEPSPPVMEQKVAALPTEPQLPVVGEQQPVVVAPAVTEQKVAALPTEPQLPVVAEQKPVESVLNPPDKVAVVSDQSGITPPQRIAALTTIEIVRRSPTDSLDAAPAVKSPELPPLPKTSPTTQSDVTATSKSSLRPLEVPATKVEVKNIYQEVEKLRQELYSNQPQKVAALNPDSRAGVRVDPIDFGQPELPSLSAAHFLPVPEELPSLDEYDFVWPASGIITSGFGWRWGRLHQGIDIAAPIGTPIWAAGSGVVQFAGWNNGGYGYMIDILHSNGTVTRYAHLNAIYVKVGQRVQQGQVIAEMGSTGYSTGPHLHFEIRPNGGVAVNPMTYLARVPRDRRTAQSRPFATTAQR; via the coding sequence TTGAACAGATTCTCTATGACCATGCAAACCTGCAGCAGTCGAGCCGCATACGGGAGTCGTGTACAGCGTTCTATTGCTCTGATAGGCTTGGCGCTAGTTGGTACAAGTGGAGTATATGCCTACAGCCCCAAAGACGACTGGCAAACTCAAACTGTTCCAGTGAAAACCGATCGGGATGATGGGCTATGGAAGTCTAGCCAGACTGAGGGCGGTGTTTACACAGTGCGACCAGGGGATACGATTGAGGAAATTGCCCAAACATTTCAAGTCTCTCAGACAGAGCTGATCGCTCATAACAATCTGGCAGACCCTAACTTTATCCTCGTGGGGCAGGAGCTAACTATTCCCGCAACCAAACCGGAACTGCCCAGTTTTTTACCCACGATCTCTCAGGAAATTGCCCAGGGAAAGAAGAGCGAATTAGTCACGTTAGCAGCTATGTTCGGAATTTTGCCTGTCGGTGGCGATTCTCCTGTTATCCCTCTTGCAGTAACTGATCAGCAACCTGAGCCATCTCCCCCTGTGATGGAGCAGAAAGTTGCCGCCCTGCCTACCGAACCCCAGTTACCTGTGGTAGGGGAACAACAACCTGTAGTAGTGGCACCGGCTGTGACGGAGCAGAAAGTTGCTGCCCTGCCTACCGAACCCCAGTTGCCCGTGGTTGCTGAGCAGAAACCCGTAGAGTCTGTGTTAAACCCGCCTGATAAAGTGGCAGTAGTGTCTGACCAGTCTGGCATTACTCCCCCGCAGCGCATAGCAGCGTTGACCACGATCGAGATTGTCCGTCGTTCGCCCACTGATTCCTTAGATGCGGCCCCTGCTGTGAAATCTCCTGAACTGCCACCTTTACCCAAAACCTCTCCCACCACTCAGTCTGATGTCACTGCTACTAGTAAATCTTCTCTCCGTCCTCTGGAGGTACCTGCTACCAAAGTAGAGGTGAAAAACATTTACCAGGAGGTGGAAAAACTGAGACAGGAGCTATACAGCAATCAACCCCAAAAAGTAGCCGCCCTCAATCCCGATTCCCGCGCTGGAGTTAGAGTTGACCCGATCGATTTTGGGCAACCAGAACTTCCTTCCCTCAGTGCCGCCCATTTCCTGCCTGTGCCTGAAGAGTTACCCAGTCTAGATGAATATGACTTTGTTTGGCCTGCCAGTGGCATTATCACCTCTGGATTTGGTTGGCGCTGGGGACGCTTGCATCAAGGTATTGACATCGCCGCTCCGATCGGTACGCCTATATGGGCAGCGGGATCAGGTGTCGTCCAATTTGCGGGTTGGAACAACGGCGGTTACGGTTACATGATTGATATTCTGCACAGCAACGGCACCGTCACGCGCTATGCTCACCTCAACGCTATCTATGTCAAGGTTGGACAAAGAGTACAGCAGGGACAAGTGATTGCTGAAATGGGCAGCACAGGGTATAGCACTGGTCCGCACCTGCACTTTGAAATCCGCCCCAACGGAGGCGTTGCTGTTAACCCCATGACCTATCTGGCTAGGGTACCCCGCGATCGTCGTACGGCTCAATCTCGTCCTTTTGCCACTACTGCCCAGCGGTAA
- the pheS gene encoding phenylalanine--tRNA ligase subunit alpha has protein sequence MAAGVKDLVNSAATPEQLEQIRVDFLGKKGKLSQILGAMGKLPPADRPVIGALANEVKELVQSLLEEKKTALQQAEIARKLAAETIDVTMPGVCPWQLGRVHPITATIDRVLDIMVGLGYTVAQGPEVETDYYNFEALNTPADHPARDMQDTFYLRDGLLLRTHTSSVQIRYMEQNEPPIRIVCPGRVYRKDDVDATHFPMFHQVELLAVDEGLTFGDLKGTVRLLVEALFGGECEVRFRPSFFPFTEPSAEVDVRWQGRWLEIGGCGMVDPNVFRAVGYDPDRYTGFAWGLGIERLAMVLHRIDDIRRFFTSDWRFLQQFY, from the coding sequence ATGGCAGCTGGGGTAAAAGACCTAGTCAACAGTGCTGCTACCCCTGAGCAACTGGAGCAAATCCGCGTTGATTTCCTGGGTAAAAAAGGTAAACTGTCCCAAATTCTGGGAGCGATGGGCAAACTCCCTCCCGCCGATCGCCCTGTGATTGGTGCTCTGGCTAATGAAGTTAAGGAACTAGTCCAGTCTCTTTTGGAGGAAAAAAAGACCGCTCTCCAGCAGGCAGAAATCGCTCGCAAGTTAGCCGCAGAAACGATCGATGTCACTATGCCAGGGGTTTGCCCTTGGCAACTGGGGCGGGTGCATCCCATCACAGCCACGATCGATCGGGTTTTGGACATCATGGTAGGTTTGGGGTACACCGTGGCCCAGGGACCGGAGGTGGAAACAGACTACTACAACTTTGAAGCCTTAAACACGCCTGCTGACCATCCTGCCCGCGATATGCAGGACACTTTTTACCTGCGGGATGGCTTGCTGCTGCGTACCCATACCTCCTCCGTGCAGATTCGCTACATGGAGCAAAACGAGCCCCCTATCAGAATTGTCTGCCCGGGCAGGGTTTATCGCAAGGATGATGTGGATGCTACCCATTTCCCTATGTTCCATCAGGTGGAACTGCTAGCGGTAGATGAGGGTTTGACTTTCGGTGACCTCAAGGGGACAGTGCGGCTGCTAGTGGAAGCTCTGTTTGGCGGGGAATGTGAAGTGCGTTTTCGTCCCAGTTTCTTCCCCTTCACCGAGCCATCGGCAGAAGTGGATGTTAGGTGGCAAGGGCGGTGGCTGGAAATTGGCGGTTGTGGTATGGTTGACCCCAATGTGTTCAGGGCCGTGGGCTATGACCCCGATCGTTACACGGGCTTTGCCTGGGGCTTAGGGATAGAGCGCTTGGCGATGGTGCTCCACAGGATTGACGATATTCGCCGCTTCTTTACGAGTGACTGGCGGTTCCTGCAACAGTTTTATTGA
- a CDS encoding alpha/beta hydrolase produces the protein MDNFRAVTLIALTSLGMGYSGIMGLIYLNQDNMVFVPSRQVNLTPKAVGLKFESVQLTTADRLRLAGWWIPSADPASYVLLFCHGNGGNISHRLDYALLFHQMGLSSFHFDYRGYGNSEGTPTEAGLYLDAIAAWEYLTQVRQIPPHQIIIYGESLGGGVASYLATEKPAAGLILASTFTSLTDRAKEIYPFLPVNLLSKYKFNTYDRLPQIKMPVLVMHSRADMVIPYHHGEKLFERANQPKVFLELQGDHNKGFLDSGKIYTEGILDFINKTVAGTASHS, from the coding sequence ATGGACAACTTCCGAGCGGTAACCCTTATCGCTTTAACTAGCCTTGGCATGGGTTACTCTGGCATCATGGGACTAATATATCTCAATCAGGATAATATGGTGTTTGTCCCTTCCCGTCAGGTCAACCTCACGCCCAAGGCGGTGGGGCTAAAGTTTGAGTCAGTGCAGCTTACTACCGCCGATCGGTTGCGCCTAGCTGGTTGGTGGATTCCCAGTGCCGACCCCGCAAGCTACGTTTTATTGTTTTGTCACGGGAATGGTGGCAATATCAGTCATCGGCTGGATTATGCCCTCCTCTTTCACCAAATGGGTCTCAGTAGTTTCCACTTTGACTATCGGGGCTACGGTAACAGCGAGGGCACACCCACAGAAGCAGGTCTCTATCTCGATGCCATCGCCGCTTGGGAATATCTCACCCAAGTGCGCCAAATTCCCCCCCACCAGATCATCATCTACGGGGAATCCCTGGGTGGGGGCGTAGCTTCCTATCTCGCCACCGAAAAACCTGCCGCTGGTCTAATTCTCGCCTCCACTTTCACTTCCCTCACCGATCGGGCCAAGGAAATCTACCCCTTCCTGCCCGTCAATCTTCTCTCCAAGTACAAGTTCAACACCTACGATCGGTTACCCCAGATTAAAATGCCTGTCCTAGTCATGCACAGCCGCGCCGATATGGTGATTCCCTACCATCACGGGGAGAAGTTGTTTGAGCGAGCTAATCAGCCAAAGGTGTTCCTCGAGCTGCAGGGTGACCACAACAAGGGTTTTCTGGATTCAGGCAAAATCTATACCGAGGGTATCCTGGACTTTATCAATAAAACTGTTGCAGGAACCGCCAGTCACTCGTAA